The region ACAAAATTCAACCCTACTGTTTCGATTACTGACAGCTTGTGGAAGAAACTTGTGGAGGAAGGTCTTTTGTCCTGGCCGGATGAAACGATTATTGAGCAACAACTTCATCCTAAACAGCCACCCGATTCCACGCGGACTTCGGTTGAACCAGATGGGAGCGTTAGTGTAATAGCCAGGAAACGAAAGCCCTCCGTTTGGATTTCGGATGGTGAGGGCTACTACATTGATGTGATTAGTCATGACCTACATCAAAGATATAGATATGGTAATCCGAGGGCATACTACCAGGCCCGGCCAGACATTCATGAACTCAGAAAAGTAGTTACTATTCTGAATAGCATATCAGGTCTTTTCCGCACGGTCAGATAACACATAATTTTACTATGAGCGATTACACCATCAGCGACGATAAAGCGAAACTCAATCTGGAAGTAATTCACCAGTTTCTGAGTCAGGAAGCGTACTGGTGCAAGAATATCCCGATTGACATTGTGAAACGGTCGATCGATAATTCTCTTTGCTTCGGCGTCTATCTGGGTGACAGTCAGGTTGGGTTTGCCCGCGTGATTACCGACCAGGCCACCTTCGGCTATCTGGCCGATGTGTTCATACTACCCGAACACCGGGGTAAGGGTTTGTCGAAAGAGCTTGTCGCTTTCATTATGGCTTATCCACCATTGCAGGGGCTGCGCCGACTCATGCTGGTTACCTTTGATGCTCATGGCTTATATGAGCAATTTGGCTTCAAACCCATCGACATGCCCGAAAACACAATGTCTATTAAAGCTTTTACTGCCTACTAATGCTGACAAAACGAATCATTCCCTGCCTCGATATAAAAGACGGTCGAACGGTAAAAGGCACCAACTTTGTCAACCTCCGCGATGCGGGCGACCCGGTTGCTCTGGCTGCCGTTTACGCCGAACAGGGTGCCGACGAACTGGTATTTCTGGATATTACGGCCACCGTCGATGAGCGGAAAACGCTTATTGAACTCGTACGCAACGTAGCCCACACAATTAATATACCTTTTACCGTTGGGGGTGGTATCTCGTCCGTTGCCGATGTTTCTGCACTGCTCAATGCCGGAGCGGATAAGATTTCCATCAATTCGTCGGCCGTTCGTAATCCGGATCTGATCAACGAACTCGCTTTGGAATTTGGCAGTCAGTGCGTTGTTGTGGCTATTGACACACGCTTTGTAAACGGCGAACACATCGTTCACACGCATGGCGGACGTAAGCCTACGGAGCTTCGCACGATTGCCTGGGCCAGAGAGCTGGAAGAGAGGGGAGCAGGTGAAATTCTGCTAACGTCAATGGATACCGACGGTACCAAAGCTGGTTTTGCCCTTGAGCTAACGGCCCAAATTTCGGGAGCAGCGAACATTCCCGTCATAGCCTCGGGCGGAGCGGGCACTATGGATCACTTCGTCGACGTGTTCACCACCGGCAAAGCTGATGCCGGACTAGCCGCCAGCATTTTTCACTTCAAAGAAATTGAGATTCCCGATCTGAAAGGGTATTTACGGGAAAAAGGAATCGAAATGCGGATTTGAATTTTGATGTACCAAACAGCTTCTAGCTGTTTGCGTGAAGTATGATTCTACATACAAACAGCTAGAAGCTGTTTGGTACATTAAAACTTAAATCCTAAATCCAGTGAGACAACCCGGTTTTTAGAGGTTAGCTCATTAGCCCTCGCTACATTGATCAGGCCACGCTGATAACTCATGCCGATGTTGAATGCGTTGTTTTCATTGATACGATATTGAACCCCTGCACCAAGTAACAGCTCAATATCACCGAAGCCATATTGTCGGCGGGTGCCGCCACTTTCGGCCATGTAAAGGCCATTTCGGGTTGGCTCCACGGCATGTTCAGCCAATTTTAAACTCAGTAAGCCGCCTGTTTGCACATACAGCCGCATGTTGGGGCCTATGTTGTTGGCAAACAGTTTCACCGTTGCTGGAATCTGAAGGTATTGCAAATTATAAACCGACTCCTTTTCGGGCGCACCAGGGTTCCACCGCGACTCACCAAAGGAGCCGGGCATCTGAAAGCCCGAGCGCTTGATGGTGTAGAAAAGTCCGGTACTCAAAGCATATCGGTCTTTGAAGAAAAAGTAATCCAGCGTTGGACCAACACTCATTCGAACACCCGCGCCGTTATTGCGGAAGCCAGCATACGATCCGGTTCCTTCGGCCGTGTTGAGGTTGAGCGAGGGGGCAAACCGAATCCCCATCTCAATCAGGTGAGTTGGCCAGGCGTAATCGGGACCGGAGCCATAACCGTTGTTGTCGGTTTGGTTGCCGGTAGTTTGTTGCTGCTTTTTCCGTCGGCGTTTGCGGTCGTCGTCGTACTCCTTGCGGTTTTTATCCTGACCGTCGTAATTGTCGCCCAGTATTTTTCGGAATCGCCTGTCAGTAGCGTTCGATTCCTTCGTTCTCATCTGGTATAAAGCGGGTGATGTGGATTGTGCCCAGCCGCAACCAACGGATAACATAACCAAAATCAATCCGAACCCTGCAACTTTTTTCATAATTTTGCACGTTTTCTATATTGAAAACACGTGATTTTCATGCGAATATGGTCGGCCCTTGTAGGCCTTTTTTGCTTCTTTTTCCTGACTTCGTGTACTAAAAACGAAGAGGTTACCCTTATCCGGCTCGACCAGCAACTTTTCCCCGGTAAATCACCCGATAGTATTCGGACGTTACTGAACCGGAATCCAGCCGTTGCTCAATTGTACTTTAACGCGAACGGAGCCGGAAATGATACAGTACTCGTTCGGGAATTGACCAACCGGGTTACAAATCCGGCACTGAATGAACTCAACAGCCAGATTCAGTCCGAGTTTGGCGATATGGCCGATCTAAAAAGCCAATTGGCCGACGCCTTTACAAACATAAAAAAAGACTTTCCTGATTTTAAGTCGCCCAAGGTGGTTACTGTTGTAACGGGTTTTCTTGGTCCGGATTTAGTCGTTACGGACAGCCTTATCGTTATAGGTCTCGATTACTTTGCCGGGCCGAAAGCCAAATACCATCCGCCCGCACAGGAGTTCCCGCAATATATTCTTCGTCGATACCAGAAGCAGTACATAGTTCCGGCCATTGTTTTTGCTATTTCCGACAAATACAATGCAACCAACCGGGCCGACCAAACTATGCTGGCCGACATGGTCTATTACGGTAAAGGCTATGTATTTACCAAAACCATGCTGCCCAACATCAACGGCGAACCCGTTGCCGACAGCCTGATTATCGGATATACAGACAAACAACTGACCCAAACGTTTAATGCGCAGGATATCGTTTGGGCGCATTTTATCGACAATCAGCTTTTGTACCAAACAAGTCCTGCCATAAAACAGCGATATTTGAACGAGCGGCCTTTTACGGCCGAAATTGGTCAGGCTTGCCCCGGTGCGATTGGCCGGTGGTTGGGCTGGCGAATTGTTGGCCGGTACCACGATGAACATAGTAGTGTTGGCATTTCGGAATTGATGCGTAATGCCGATGCCCGGCAGATTTTTGAGCAGTCGGGTTATAAAGGACAGAAAGAATAGTGAAGTAGTGATAGTAGAGAATTCGTGTAGTTGATCGTAATGAAATAAACGACTGCACCCATTCATTGCTACACCATTCAACCAAAAACAATGGCAAAACGGGGAAGAAGTTTTGGCGAGGAAGCCAACGAAGAGGATAAAAAGAAAATCAGTCGCGAAGGCTTTAAAAAGGCACTGAGCATATTTCGGTTTGTAAAACCCTATCGGTTTCAGTACATCATTGGTTTTGTGTTCCTGATCCTGTCGACGGGCACGACGATGAGTTTCGGTTTGCTCATTGGGCAAATCACGAGCGTGATACAGGGAAAGTCGGCGTTTACACTCAATCAGGTCACGCTGTTTTTTGTGGGCGTGCTGGTAGCGCAGGCTATTTTCTCATTTTTTAGGATCTACTTTTTCTCACAAGTAAGTGAGCGGGCCATGGCCGATGTGCGTCGGGCGGCTTACAGCAAGATCATTACCCTGCCGATTCCGTTTTTCGAGCAACGGCGCGTAGGCGAATTAACCAGCCGGATCTCGGCCGATATTTCGCAGTTACAGGATGTACTGACGCTGACCGTAGCCGAATTGTTCCGGCAAGTTGGCACACTCACCATTGGTACGGCTATCATTTTTTACGTTTCCTGGAAGCTGACGCTGTTTATGCTGGCAACCTTTCCGGTTATCATTGTGGCGGCAATGGTCTTTGGCCGGTTTATCCGTAAACTGTCAAAACAGGCGCAGGATTTGCTGGCGCAGACCAACATTATCGTGGAGGAGACCCTCCAGTCGGTAAATGTAGTGAAGGCATTTACCAACGAAAAACTGGAAATCAACCGGTACGGAACAGCACTGGAGCGGGTGGTCAATACCGCACTGCGGGCGGCACGGTTCCGGGGGGTATTTGTCTCGTTCGTGATTTTCGCCCTCTTTGGCGGTATTATCGG is a window of Spirosoma linguale DSM 74 DNA encoding:
- a CDS encoding imidazoleglycerol phosphate synthase, cyclase subunit (TIGRFAM: imidazoleglycerol phosphate synthase, cyclase subunit~PFAM: histidine biosynthesis protein~KEGG: ccv:CCV52592_1117 imidazole glycerol phosphate synthase subunit HisF), giving the protein MLTKRIIPCLDIKDGRTVKGTNFVNLRDAGDPVALAAVYAEQGADELVFLDITATVDERKTLIELVRNVAHTINIPFTVGGGISSVADVSALLNAGADKISINSSAVRNPDLINELALEFGSQCVVVAIDTRFVNGEHIVHTHGGRKPTELRTIAWARELEERGAGEILLTSMDTDGTKAGFALELTAQISGAANIPVIASGGAGTMDHFVDVFTTGKADAGLAASIFHFKEIEIPDLKGYLREKGIEMRI
- a CDS encoding GCN5-related N-acetyltransferase (PFAM: GCN5-related N-acetyltransferase~KEGG: aha:AHA_0772 acetyltransferase); the encoded protein is MSDYTISDDKAKLNLEVIHQFLSQEAYWCKNIPIDIVKRSIDNSLCFGVYLGDSQVGFARVITDQATFGYLADVFILPEHRGKGLSKELVAFIMAYPPLQGLRRLMLVTFDAHGLYEQFGFKPIDMPENTMSIKAFTAY